One genomic window of Bacillus mycoides includes the following:
- a CDS encoding matrixin family metalloprotease, whose protein sequence is MNDYYYADMQNYDTNPERVVSHEIGHAFGLAHNDISTSVMRDKWPQVLAPSKADLDEITRMYP, encoded by the coding sequence ATGAACGATTACTACTATGCAGATATGCAAAACTACGATACCAACCCTGAACGTGTTGTTTCTCATGAAATAGGGCATGCTTTTGGTCTTGCTCATAACGATATTAGTACAAGTGTAATGCGTGATAAATGGCCGCAAGTACTTGCGCCAAGTAAAGCTGATTTAGATGAAATTACAAGGATGTACCCATAA
- a CDS encoding alpha/beta fold hydrolase produces MKRDDNKIGHFTSEKGKEDFQIAYDESMALLPKPNDTKDIKTKYGTIRAYYFTKEENKHKEPILLLPGRGASTPMWVPNLEGLREKRPVYTIDLLGEPGMSVQTKVIENQKQQAEWLNEVIEGLGLEKVHIVGVSIGGWTTMNLARYNPEHIATASLLDPVFVFAQMSIKMILASIPASVPIVPKFIRQKMLSYVSGGAETNDDEPIAKLIESGMRNYKLKTPAPDLFSKEDLKNINIPILALMAEKSTMHNSVKAVETGKKYVKDIDIVNWKNASHAINGEFSNEVNARILDFVEKHSNDN; encoded by the coding sequence ATGAAGAGAGATGATAATAAGATTGGTCACTTTACATCTGAAAAAGGAAAGGAAGACTTTCAAATTGCCTACGATGAATCAATGGCACTTCTTCCAAAACCTAACGATACGAAAGATATAAAAACTAAATACGGCACAATTCGTGCTTATTACTTTACTAAAGAGGAAAACAAACATAAGGAACCAATACTCTTACTCCCTGGACGTGGTGCATCTACTCCAATGTGGGTACCCAATTTAGAAGGGCTAAGGGAGAAAAGACCTGTTTACACGATAGATTTACTCGGTGAACCTGGAATGAGTGTGCAAACTAAGGTGATTGAAAACCAAAAACAACAAGCAGAATGGTTAAATGAAGTAATTGAAGGATTAGGTTTAGAAAAAGTGCATATCGTGGGTGTCTCAATTGGTGGTTGGACAACAATGAATTTGGCCAGATATAATCCAGAGCATATTGCTACGGCTAGTTTATTGGACCCAGTCTTTGTATTTGCGCAAATGTCCATAAAGATGATTCTTGCATCTATTCCAGCTTCGGTCCCTATTGTACCTAAGTTTATAAGACAAAAGATGTTAAGCTATGTATCCGGAGGAGCAGAAACAAATGACGATGAGCCTATCGCTAAGTTAATCGAGTCGGGTATGCGTAACTATAAACTTAAAACGCCAGCACCTGATCTATTTAGTAAAGAAGACTTAAAAAATATCAATATTCCAATACTTGCATTAATGGCTGAAAAAAGTACAATGCACAATTCAGTAAAAGCAGTTGAAACTGGGAAAAAATACGTTAAAGATATCGATATAGTTAACTGGAAAAATGCATCTCACGCAATCAATGGTGAGTTCTCTAACGAAGTTAATGCCAGGATTCTTGATTTTGTAGAAAAACATTCTAATGACAACTAA